One genomic window of Candidatus Borreliella tachyglossi includes the following:
- a CDS encoding DUF693 family protein has product MYRLLKYDFLVEFYNATTLKNSIGGGIPEVHPKVVIKTEWGVHVDISINDVLSNHNIIASKQAKLQIWNLPLTFNDEIKVNDIVKIYYKKFADEKAYDFIMGGYLGVPMSTDYASGDFSVEYEIHLVSKSNFYNRELNKEFKGMRVVDAISFVFENKAIIKLSQKDQNRVIDESFYAKTPKEFIEKLTKKYVSNIKTDVGLITSDVDCNFIFSNIEPTPVLDKARYVPLEDYGLEFIPQQEISFATNRNYSIIFWNAKLTYTHKLRIGDKVSFKDALSNLIKCTIDQTNATLSNTGECSLSLKLHDDSNHVPRITKKIS; this is encoded by the coding sequence ATGTATAGACTACTTAAATATGATTTTTTAGTTGAATTTTATAACGCTACTACCCTAAAGAATAGTATTGGTGGTGGTATACCTGAAGTACATCCTAAAGTTGTAATTAAAACTGAATGGGGCGTTCATGTTGATATAAGTATTAATGATGTATTATCCAATCACAACATAATTGCAAGTAAACAAGCTAAACTACAAATTTGGAACCTGCCTTTAACTTTTAATGATGAGATTAAAGTGAATGATATTGTAAAGATTTATTACAAAAAATTTGCTGATGAAAAAGCATATGACTTTATCATGGGTGGGTATTTAGGTGTACCAATGAGTACAGACTATGCTAGTGGTGATTTTTCCGTTGAATATGAAATTCATTTAGTATCTAAAAGTAATTTTTACAATAGAGAGCTCAATAAAGAATTTAAAGGTATGCGGGTTGTTGACGCTATTTCTTTTGTATTTGAAAATAAAGCTATAATTAAATTAAGCCAAAAAGACCAAAACAGAGTAATAGATGAAAGCTTTTATGCAAAAACCCCTAAAGAATTTATAGAAAAACTCACTAAAAAATATGTATCAAATATTAAAACTGATGTCGGCCTAATTACAAGTGATGTTGATTGTAATTTTATATTCTCTAATATAGAGCCCACACCTGTCCTTGATAAAGCTAGGTATGTGCCCCTAGAAGACTATGGACTTGAATTTATTCCTCAACAAGAAATATCATTTGCTACCAATCGCAATTACTCTATAATTTTTTGGAATGCCAAATTAACCTATACTCATAAATTAAGAATTGGTGATAAAGTTAGTTTTAAAGATGCACTTAGTAATTTAATTAAATGTACAATAGATCAAACCAATGCCACGCTAAGTAATACTGGTGAGTGTTCACTTAGTCTTAAATTACACGATGACTCCAACCATGTACCACGAATAACTAAAAAAATCTCATAA
- a CDS encoding DUF792 family protein, translated as MDKHEILHLIKATVNQVFSFFSSGNFIVLFPRMDLKGFGYIPQLFFIEPKGDLIIRTYSTSCSKRPVINYYTRKAEYVTYNPVLNSEVISITGGVLTSIYKEMLSPLKMTPFGNSLLQYDSNFVKEQLANRIEAGVPFTAYSPTFQFKELVILTSVTFKDTPYIDEIEINLNIEVVKTFTLNEYKG; from the coding sequence TTTAATTAAAGCTACTGTAAATCAAGTTTTTAGTTTTTTTAGTAGTGGTAATTTTATTGTGTTATTTCCAAGAATGGATCTTAAAGGTTTTGGATATATTCCGCAATTATTCTTTATAGAACCAAAAGGCGACCTTATAATTAGAACATATAGTACTAGTTGTTCAAAACGTCCAGTTATTAATTACTACACACGTAAAGCGGAATATGTTACCTACAACCCTGTACTAAATAGTGAAGTTATTTCAATTACTGGTGGCGTTTTAACTAGCATTTATAAAGAGATGCTATCACCTTTAAAAATGACTCCTTTTGGTAATTCATTATTACAGTATGATAGTAATTTTGTAAAAGAACAATTAGCTAATAGAATTGAGGCCGGTGTACCATTTACCGCATACAGCCCCACTTTTCAATTTAAAGAACTAGTTATCCTAACTTCTGTTACATTTAAAGATACTCCATATATTGATGAAATTGAGATTAATTTAAATATTGAAGTTGTAAAAACCTTTACACTAAATGAGTATAAAGGATAA
- a CDS encoding DUF777 family protein: MSNDTNYELYRINQRLKGSLLAQEDIKVFLNENIFISRIGTIKEFDSNTQKGIVLLKEYEGLAIHTCNIASVNYFLKTGDEVILLQSSINIFNTDDNNYFDQNYYYILRPVDLSKQKIEVKAGKVAIRSSDPIEISTSLANLKESFKQIVSTLEEVVDALFNLKVIGQAEIDPTFRVFYVNKIRYSLERIMPLVNNTLK; this comes from the coding sequence ATGAGCAATGATACTAATTATGAACTCTATAGAATAAACCAACGTCTTAAAGGCTCCCTGCTTGCTCAAGAAGACATAAAGGTATTTCTTAATGAAAACATTTTCATATCACGTATTGGAACAATAAAAGAATTTGATAGTAATACCCAGAAAGGAATAGTTTTACTTAAGGAATACGAAGGACTTGCTATACACACTTGCAACATTGCTAGTGTAAATTATTTCCTAAAGACAGGAGACGAGGTTATACTACTGCAAAGTAGTATTAATATTTTCAATACGGATGATAATAACTATTTTGATCAAAATTATTACTATATACTAAGACCAGTTGATCTTAGCAAGCAAAAGATTGAAGTTAAAGCTGGTAAGGTTGCTATACGCTCAAGCGACCCTATAGAAATTAGTACAAGCCTTGCTAATTTAAAAGAGAGTTTTAAACAAATTGTTTCAACGCTTGAGGAAGTAGTTGATGCATTGTTTAACCTTAAGGTAATAGGTCAAGCAGAAATTGATCCAACTTTTCGTGTATTTTATGTAAATAAAATAAGATATAGTCTTGAACGAATCATGCCTCTAGTTAATAACACATTAAAGTAA